The stretch of DNA TACTTCCGAGGTGCATAGTCATTGCCTATCGCATCGACTCGAGGTCGACGAACGAGTGCTCCTGAGCGACGATCCAGCAATTCATCAGTTCTTCCTCGGATGCTTCTCGCGGAAAGACGGCGCATTCGTCCGGTGCGTCGTCGTTCTCGACAGTGACGTGATCGAGTTCGAGCGTGCAGTCGTCGGGAGAGCCGTCAGCGGGACCCGTATCGATTTCGTTTCCGTGTGACATTGGCAGACCGGCGTATCGGTTTCGCCGAGCGTGGCTACCCCAGTATGGGGTATAGTTATCGACGATCTACTCGAGAAAACGGAACGGTAGCGTCCGTCTCGTCCCGGCTTCTGATCGTTTAATTCGGCGAAAAAGAACACAATTAGTGCTGACGTGTACGATATCGCTACTCGAGCGTTCGACGGCGTTACGCCTGATCGTCGATTCTATAAGGAGCGATTACGAGCGACGCCGATCGGTTTGGCTGTCACTACCGCAGTTCACTCGAGGGCCGAGACGATCATCGTTCACCGAGCGTCAGTTCCTCGTGGGTCTCGCTGCCGTTTCGCCAGAGCCGGAGGTCGATCGTCTGACCGGGACTCGTCTCGAGGGCGAGAAACGCCGAGAGGGCGTGTCGGTCCGGGATCGGCTGGCCGTCCATCTCGAGGATGACGTCGCCGCCGACGGGGATCGGTTCGCCGCTTCGCTGGACGGTCCTGTCGCTGCCCTGCAGGACGCCGTCGGCCGCCTCGCCGGAGACGACGTCGGTGACGATCACGCCGGTCGCCCGCTCGAGGTCGTTCTCCTCGGCGATGATCCGGTCGACGGAGGCGAGTCCGATCCCCATGAAGGAGTGGCGGTACTCGCCGTTTTCGATGAGCGATGGGACGACGCGACGGGTCAGCGCCGCCGAGATCGCGAACCCGATGTTATCGCCGCCCGTGGCGTTGACGACGCCGACGACGTTTCCGTCGAGGTCGACGAGCGGACCGCCGCTGTTGCCGGGGTTGACGGCGGCGTCGGTCTGGACGACGTTCGGGAGCGAGAACTGTCGTCCGGGCGGATCGACCGTCCGATTGACGCCGCTGACGATACCCTCCGTGAGCGTTCCCTCGAGGCCGTAGGGATTGCCGACTGCCACTACCTGCTGGCCGACGACGGGGAACTCCTCCGCCAGCGCGAGCGGCGTCGCTTCGTCGGGGACGTGATCGACTTCGAGAACGGCCAGGTCGCTGTAGCGGTCGCTGCCGACGAGGCGTGTGTTCGTCCAGTCGCCGTTGATGTACTGGAGGTCGGCCTCCTCGCCGCCGGCGACGACGTGGTCGTTCGTGACGACGTGGCTGTCGTCGACGAGAAAACCCGATCCCTGGCCGCGGCCTTCGTCGCCGGTAGCTGGATCGTCCACGCCCAGGACGCGGATCATCGTCACTGAATCGATGACGGCCTCGTAGACGTCGGTAAAGGCCGATCCGTCGGCGAGGTTGTCTCGATCGATCTCGTGGGTCGAACCGCCCTCGATCGGCTGTCCGCTACGGGGTTCGGCACAGCCGGCGGCTGCACCGACGAGGCCGGCACTCGCGGCTGCGAGAAAGCGCCGCCGATCGAGTCGCGAGTCGTTCATGCTCGACGGCTAGGACTCCACGTATTTCAAGCTCTGGAAACAATGAATCGGGGTTGAAGGGCTGGTGTCTGGCGATTTTCACCGCGTCGAACGCCGGTGCCAGTCGTCCCGGCGACAGCCGAAGGGAAAACGTGTTACCCGCGGCCCCCCGATTCCCGGGATATGATCACGGAAGACGCCCGCGCGCTGCTCGAGACGGGAGCCGTCTGTGACTCCTGTCTCGGTCGGCCGTTCGCCGACCGGAGTTTCGGACTCACCAACGTCGAACGCGGCCGGGCGCTTCGAACGACGGTTGCGATGGAAGACGACGAGGACTTCGAGCCGACCGACCCGGCGGACTGCTGGGTCTGTGAGGGCTACTGTGGGACGTTCGACGCCATCGCGGACGCGATCGTCGACGCTCTCGAGGGAACGGAGTTCGGTACCTACCAGGTCGGGACCCAGGTTCCGCCGCTGGTCGAGGAGAACGAACGGCTCTTCCGCGAGGACGCGGGGCTCGAACCCGATGTCGGCGAGTCGGTCAAACGCGAAGTGAACCGCGAGGTCGGCCGGCGCGTCGGATCGAAGACCGGCGCAGAGGTCGACTTCGACCGACCGGACGTGCTCGCGGTCGTCGACCTCGAGGGGTTCGACCCGCTCGAGGCGCTCGCGGACGGTACGGTCACGGGTCACGCGGTCGACGTGCAGGTCAACCCCGCGTTCGTCTACGGTCGCTACCGCAAACTCGAGCGCGACATTCCCCAGACGGAGTGGCCGTGCCGGGAGT from Natronobacterium texcoconense encodes:
- a CDS encoding DUF7511 domain-containing protein, which encodes MSHGNEIDTGPADGSPDDCTLELDHVTVENDDAPDECAVFPREASEEELMNCWIVAQEHSFVDLESMR
- a CDS encoding S1C family serine protease, whose protein sequence is MNDSRLDRRRFLAAASAGLVGAAAGCAEPRSGQPIEGGSTHEIDRDNLADGSAFTDVYEAVIDSVTMIRVLGVDDPATGDEGRGQGSGFLVDDSHVVTNDHVVAGGEEADLQYINGDWTNTRLVGSDRYSDLAVLEVDHVPDEATPLALAEEFPVVGQQVVAVGNPYGLEGTLTEGIVSGVNRTVDPPGRQFSLPNVVQTDAAVNPGNSGGPLVDLDGNVVGVVNATGGDNIGFAISAALTRRVVPSLIENGEYRHSFMGIGLASVDRIIAEENDLERATGVIVTDVVSGEAADGVLQGSDRTVQRSGEPIPVGGDVILEMDGQPIPDRHALSAFLALETSPGQTIDLRLWRNGSETHEELTLGER